The Solibacillus sp. FSL R7-0682 genome includes a window with the following:
- the deoB gene encoding phosphopentomutase has product MQPFKKIHVIVMDSVGIGEAPDAEKFGDVGSHTLGHIAEKMNGLSMPVMESLGLSNIRKLQGVEVAEQPKAFYGMMQEASVGKDTMTGHWEIMGLNIDQPFKVYPNGFPQELITKLEQATGRKVLCNLPYSGTAVIDDYAKEHIETGAIIVYTSADPVLQIAAHEDVIPVEELYKICEIARELTLDPEYLVGRVIARPFIGEPGNFTRTANRHDYALTPFGRTTMAEMKDAGLDVIAIGKISDIFNNDGVTESIRTKNNTDGMDKIAEVVKRDFHGLSFLNLVDFDANFGHRRDPIGYGEALEEFDRRLPEVLNALTDEDLLIITADHGNDPTFPGTDHTREYVPLIVYSPRFSKGLELPLRETFADIAATVAENFKLKAPEFGKSFLAELK; this is encoded by the coding sequence ATGCAACCGTTTAAAAAAATTCATGTGATTGTAATGGATTCTGTTGGAATTGGTGAAGCACCAGATGCAGAGAAGTTTGGCGATGTTGGTTCTCATACATTAGGTCACATTGCTGAAAAAATGAATGGATTATCAATGCCTGTTATGGAAAGCTTAGGTTTATCGAATATTCGAAAATTACAGGGCGTCGAAGTAGCTGAGCAACCAAAAGCATTTTACGGCATGATGCAAGAGGCATCTGTCGGAAAAGATACAATGACCGGACATTGGGAAATTATGGGTCTTAATATTGATCAGCCTTTTAAAGTATATCCTAATGGTTTCCCACAAGAGCTCATTACAAAATTAGAACAAGCAACTGGTCGCAAAGTACTTTGTAACTTACCATACAGTGGTACTGCTGTTATTGACGATTATGCAAAGGAACATATAGAAACAGGTGCCATTATTGTGTATACTTCGGCAGACCCAGTCCTACAAATTGCTGCTCATGAAGACGTGATTCCGGTTGAAGAATTATATAAAATTTGTGAAATTGCTCGTGAGTTAACGTTAGACCCTGAATATTTAGTAGGTCGTGTTATTGCCCGTCCATTTATTGGCGAGCCAGGTAACTTTACACGTACAGCCAATCGTCATGATTATGCACTAACGCCATTTGGTCGTACAACGATGGCTGAAATGAAAGACGCTGGCCTTGACGTGATTGCTATCGGTAAAATTTCTGATATTTTCAATAATGATGGTGTGACAGAATCAATTCGTACAAAAAATAATACTGATGGCATGGATAAAATTGCTGAAGTAGTAAAGCGTGATTTCCATGGTTTGAGTTTCTTAAACTTAGTTGATTTTGATGCAAACTTTGGTCATAGACGTGATCCAATTGGGTATGGGGAAGCGTTAGAGGAATTTGACCGTCGTTTACCAGAAGTGTTAAATGCATTAACAGATGAAGATTTATTAATCATTACAGCAGATCATGGAAACGACCCGACATTCCCAGGTACTGATCATACACGTGAATATGTACCATTAATTGTTTACTCACCAAGATTTAGTAAAGGGTTGGAATTACCTTTACGCGAAACATTTGCAGATATTGCGGCAACAGTTGCAGAAAACTTCAAGTTAAAAGCACCTGAATTTGGAAAAAGCTTTTTAGCTGAGTTGAAATAA
- a CDS encoding thymidine phosphorylase yields MNILEIIEKKKNKHELNAQEIDFFVQNYTNGSIPDYQISSLLMAIRLNDMTDNETFYLTKSMIESGDVIDLSSIEGFKVDKHSTGGVGDKVTLIVTPIIAALGIPVAKFSGKGLGITGGTIDKLESVKGLRTELTSEEFINNVNQYKIAVAGQTANLVPADKKLYALRDVTGTVDSIPLIAASIMSKKIASGSDGIVLDVKCGSGAFMKTYEEAKLLADTMSSIGEKLGRKVVAHISDMDNPLGLMVGNKMEVVEAMDLLSGNMNNTHEDLYEECVIIASLMYEIATSKTSEESVEAVKAVIENGKALEKFKELITIQGGDVADIHLNETKYIEEIKAGNSGTVEKVNALLIGEVSLALGAGRLTKESTLDFDAGVALVGKKGMHIQQGDVVAKLYSNKEITEDMIKKAEQAFVIK; encoded by the coding sequence TTGAATATTTTAGAAATTATTGAAAAGAAGAAGAATAAACACGAATTAAATGCTCAAGAAATTGATTTCTTCGTTCAAAACTATACAAACGGTTCAATTCCTGATTACCAAATTTCGTCATTATTAATGGCGATTCGATTAAATGATATGACAGATAATGAAACATTCTACTTAACGAAATCAATGATTGAATCGGGTGATGTTATTGATTTATCCTCTATTGAAGGATTTAAAGTAGATAAGCATTCTACGGGCGGTGTTGGTGATAAAGTTACGTTAATTGTTACGCCAATTATTGCCGCTCTTGGTATACCAGTAGCAAAATTTAGCGGTAAAGGTTTAGGAATCACTGGTGGCACAATAGATAAATTAGAGTCTGTAAAGGGATTAAGAACGGAATTAACTTCAGAAGAATTTATTAATAATGTGAATCAGTACAAAATCGCAGTCGCTGGTCAAACTGCAAATTTAGTACCTGCGGATAAAAAACTTTATGCATTACGTGATGTTACTGGAACAGTTGATTCGATTCCTTTAATTGCAGCTTCGATCATGAGTAAGAAAATTGCAAGCGGTTCTGATGGTATAGTATTAGATGTAAAATGTGGTTCAGGTGCATTCATGAAAACTTATGAAGAAGCAAAGTTATTAGCTGATACAATGTCGTCAATCGGTGAAAAATTAGGTAGAAAAGTTGTAGCCCATATTTCGGATATGGATAATCCACTAGGGTTAATGGTTGGTAATAAAATGGAAGTTGTGGAAGCAATGGACTTGCTTTCAGGTAATATGAATAATACGCATGAAGATCTTTATGAAGAATGTGTAATTATTGCTTCATTAATGTATGAAATTGCAACAAGTAAAACTTCGGAGGAATCTGTTGAAGCTGTTAAAGCAGTAATTGAAAACGGTAAAGCGCTTGAGAAATTTAAAGAGTTAATTACTATCCAAGGTGGAGATGTTGCAGATATTCACCTGAATGAAACAAAATATATAGAAGAAATTAAGGCGGGGAATAGCGGTACTGTTGAAAAAGTAAATGCTTTATTAATTGGTGAAGTTTCTTTAGCATTAGGTGCTGGTCGTCTAACAAAAGAGTCTACTTTAGACTTTGATGCGGGTGTAGCTTTAGTTGGAAAAAAAGGTATGCACATTCAACAAGGTGATGTAGTTGCAAAATTATACTCGAACAAAGAAATTACTGAAGACATGATTAAAAAGGCCGAACAAGCATTTGTAATTAAATAA
- a CDS encoding STAS domain-containing protein — protein MKFDITLHPNEVLVIKLFGELDHHETEKIRTQISKAIFQGNVKWLIWNLEHLHFMDSAGIGLVLGRMRELRAVDGQTIILNPSSTMQKIFKFSGLGNLMMFGSEHDAILQARGIVNG, from the coding sequence ATGAAATTTGATATCACTTTGCATCCAAATGAGGTGCTCGTCATAAAACTATTTGGAGAACTTGACCACCATGAAACGGAAAAAATACGTACACAAATATCAAAGGCTATTTTTCAAGGAAATGTAAAATGGCTAATTTGGAACCTAGAGCACCTGCATTTTATGGATAGTGCGGGGATTGGGCTTGTCTTAGGCAGAATGCGAGAACTTCGTGCTGTTGATGGACAAACAATCATCCTAAATCCATCAAGTACGATGCAAAAAATATTTAAATTTTCAGGACTAGGCAACTTAATGATGTTTGGTTCTGAACATGATGCAATTTTACAGGCAAGGGGGATTGTCAATGGATAA
- the lysA gene encoding diaminopimelate decarboxylase: MHLYGTQQINEHGHLAIGGVDTIELAKHYGTPLFIYDTALIRQRARGFINTFKKLGVKAQVAYASKAFSCVAAYQLASQEDLSLDVVSGGELYTAIKAGFPADRIHFHGNNKSFTELDLAFQTGIGCIVVDNFYEITLIKEIAQARKQKINILLRVTPGVEAHTHDFITTGQADSKFGFDLTNGQADKAFEQVVNDEYIQLLGLHCHIGSQIFETEGFRLAAEKVMQKMGTWKEDYQFEATVLNLGGGFGIRYTEDDTPLEPHEYVEDMIKTVQAESAKLKLAMPEIWIEPGRSLVGDAGTSLYTIGSQKTVPGVREYIAVDGGMSDNIRPALYDAKYEAIIANKANEAKSSTYTVAGKLCESGDKLIIDAALQQAQTDDILAMFCTGAYGYSMASNYNRLPRPAVIFVENGEHQLAIKRESYEDIVANDLPLAFKKGE; encoded by the coding sequence ATGCATTTATACGGAACTCAACAAATAAATGAGCATGGGCATTTAGCAATTGGTGGCGTAGATACAATAGAGCTAGCAAAACACTATGGTACACCATTATTCATTTACGATACGGCTTTAATTCGTCAACGTGCGCGTGGATTTATTAACACATTTAAAAAATTAGGTGTGAAAGCACAAGTTGCATATGCTTCAAAAGCTTTTTCATGCGTAGCTGCTTATCAATTAGCTTCACAAGAAGATTTATCGCTAGATGTTGTTTCCGGTGGAGAATTATATACAGCAATTAAAGCGGGCTTCCCAGCTGATCGTATACATTTCCATGGGAATAACAAATCTTTTACAGAGCTAGATTTAGCTTTTCAGACGGGTATTGGCTGTATCGTAGTGGATAACTTTTATGAAATAACACTGATTAAAGAGATTGCACAAGCACGAAAGCAAAAAATAAACATATTATTACGTGTAACACCAGGTGTAGAGGCACATACACATGATTTCATTACAACAGGACAAGCGGATTCTAAATTCGGATTTGACTTAACTAACGGGCAAGCAGACAAAGCTTTTGAGCAAGTGGTGAATGATGAATATATTCAACTTTTAGGCTTACATTGTCATATCGGGTCACAAATTTTTGAAACAGAAGGCTTTCGCTTAGCTGCAGAAAAAGTAATGCAAAAAATGGGTACATGGAAAGAGGACTATCAATTTGAAGCAACTGTTCTAAATCTAGGTGGTGGCTTCGGCATTCGATATACAGAAGATGATACACCGCTAGAACCCCATGAATATGTAGAAGATATGATCAAAACTGTACAGGCTGAAAGTGCTAAGTTAAAATTAGCAATGCCGGAAATTTGGATTGAACCTGGTCGTTCTCTTGTAGGAGATGCAGGGACATCACTTTATACAATTGGCTCACAAAAAACAGTTCCAGGCGTACGTGAGTATATTGCTGTAGATGGTGGGATGAGTGACAATATTCGTCCTGCATTATATGATGCAAAATATGAGGCGATCATTGCTAATAAAGCAAATGAAGCAAAATCTAGTACATACACAGTTGCAGGAAAGTTATGTGAGTCAGGCGATAAATTAATTATTGATGCAGCATTACAACAAGCACAAACAGATGATATTTTGGCGATGTTCTGTACCGGAGCATATGGTTATTCAATGGCATCAAACTATAATCGATTACCAAGACCTGCAGTCATATTCGTAGAAAATGGCGAGCATCAGTTAGCAATTAAGCGAGAAAGCTATGAAGATATCGTCGCAAATGATCTCCCGCTAGCATTTAAAAAGGGTGAGTAA
- a CDS encoding SigF/SigG family RNA polymerase sporulation sigma factor: MRNIEQSSETLLTQSYMRELIARSQSGDKVARKIMIEGNTRLVWSIVQRFASRGVELDDLFQIGCIGLMKSVDKFDLSYEVKFSTYAVPMIIGEIQRFLRDDGMVKVSRSIRELNFKIRHATDEYLKTNEKSPSIAELAAILNVSQDDILMATDAMRDPASLHDQLFENDGDSITLMDQMRDDKSVLPFDYIPLKDLLKRLGKREQSIIYFRYYLDLTQTEIAERLGISQVQVSRLEKKILAQLKTWMSVSNNAKTVKK, encoded by the coding sequence GTGAGGAACATCGAACAGTCATCTGAAACGTTATTAACGCAATCCTACATGCGCGAGCTTATTGCCCGTTCTCAATCAGGAGATAAAGTCGCTAGAAAAATTATGATTGAAGGGAATACTCGCCTTGTTTGGTCAATCGTTCAGCGATTTGCTTCTCGTGGTGTAGAACTCGATGATTTATTTCAAATAGGTTGCATTGGATTGATGAAGTCCGTTGATAAATTTGATTTAAGTTATGAGGTGAAATTCTCGACATACGCGGTGCCGATGATTATTGGGGAAATTCAACGCTTTTTACGAGATGATGGCATGGTAAAGGTGAGTCGATCCATTCGGGAATTGAATTTTAAAATTCGTCATGCAACAGATGAATATTTAAAAACGAATGAAAAATCGCCATCTATTGCAGAATTAGCTGCGATATTAAATGTCTCCCAGGATGATATTTTAATGGCAACCGATGCGATGCGAGATCCCGCAAGTCTTCATGATCAATTATTTGAAAATGATGGCGACTCGATTACACTAATGGATCAAATGCGAGACGACAAATCGGTGCTACCATTCGATTACATTCCGTTGAAGGATTTACTGAAACGGTTAGGCAAACGTGAGCAATCCATTATTTATTTTCGCTATTATCTAGATTTAACGCAAACAGAAATTGCGGAAAGGTTAGGTATTTCACAAGTACAAGTATCAAGACTTGAAAAGAAAATTTTAGCCCAATTAAAAACTTGGATGAGTGTTTCGAATAATGCAAAGACGGTGAAAAAATGA
- the xerD gene encoding site-specific tyrosine recombinase XerD: MQLLNDPIEDYLHFIKVERQLSENTLQSYKRDLVAYARHLQYEQKIKTFNEVAREHILLYLDSIRAVGKSSKTVSRQISSIRSFHQFLLREKVTDQDPTVHLEMPKKEQTLPKVLSIADIDALISAPTIDKPQGVRDIALLEMLYGSGMRISELVSLNLEDVHITMGFVRVFGKGGKERIIPLGKGALEACIHYLDTARPKLLGDAPKNNAFFITQRGRRFTRQGCWKIIKEYAEVAGIKKEITPHVLRHSFATHLIENGADLRAVQELLGHADISTTQIYTHVSKTRLSEVYKQFHPRA; this comes from the coding sequence TTGCAACTATTAAATGATCCAATCGAAGATTATCTTCATTTTATTAAAGTTGAGCGTCAATTATCTGAAAATACATTGCAATCATATAAAAGAGATTTAGTTGCTTATGCACGACATTTACAATATGAACAAAAAATAAAGACATTTAATGAAGTAGCAAGGGAACATATTTTATTATATTTAGATAGTATTAGAGCGGTAGGGAAGTCATCTAAGACGGTATCGCGTCAAATTTCTTCCATTCGCTCTTTTCATCAATTTTTACTCCGTGAGAAAGTAACGGACCAAGATCCAACTGTGCATTTAGAAATGCCAAAAAAGGAGCAAACTTTACCTAAAGTATTATCAATTGCAGATATCGATGCTTTAATTTCTGCTCCTACGATTGATAAGCCTCAAGGAGTTCGGGATATTGCATTACTAGAAATGCTTTATGGTTCTGGAATGCGTATTAGTGAGCTAGTATCATTGAATTTAGAAGATGTGCATATTACGATGGGCTTCGTTCGTGTATTTGGTAAAGGTGGTAAGGAGCGTATAATTCCATTAGGAAAAGGAGCATTAGAAGCATGTATTCATTATCTTGATACAGCAAGACCAAAACTTCTTGGAGATGCACCAAAAAATAATGCGTTTTTTATCACACAAAGAGGGAGAAGATTTACAAGACAAGGATGTTGGAAAATCATTAAAGAATATGCAGAAGTAGCGGGTATAAAAAAAGAAATAACGCCTCACGTATTGCGGCATTCATTCGCGACCCATTTAATAGAAAATGGGGCAGATTTACGAGCTGTTCAAGAGTTATTAGGACATGCAGACATTTCTACGACACAAATATATACCCATGTAAGTAAAACCCGATTATCTGAAGTATATAAACAGTTTCATCCGCGTGCATAA
- the spoIIAB gene encoding anti-sigma F factor encodes MDNEMTLTFLARSENEGLARIAVTSFMAQLDPTIEELSECKTIVSEAVSNAIIHGYANNPDGIITVHAVRNGSEMSVVIKDEGCGIENIERAREPLFTTKPEMERSGMGFTIMESFADFLQVESIVGAGTVITFTKHISPVRTLVT; translated from the coding sequence ATGGATAACGAAATGACACTAACATTTTTAGCACGCAGTGAAAACGAGGGACTTGCTCGTATTGCTGTAACAAGCTTTATGGCGCAATTAGATCCAACGATTGAAGAGTTATCTGAATGCAAAACAATTGTATCAGAAGCCGTTTCGAATGCGATTATTCATGGTTACGCCAATAATCCTGACGGCATTATAACCGTTCACGCTGTTAGAAATGGTTCAGAAATGAGCGTAGTAATTAAGGATGAAGGCTGTGGCATTGAAAATATTGAACGTGCTAGAGAGCCTCTATTTACAACGAAGCCTGAAATGGAACGTTCAGGTATGGGCTTCACAATAATGGAAAGCTTTGCGGATTTTTTACAAGTCGAATCAATAGTTGGTGCAGGAACAGTTATAACTTTTACAAAGCATATTTCACCTGTACGCACACTTGTTACGTGA
- a CDS encoding general stress protein, producing MVMMKSVENGVQAQNAIENFISEGYDRDHIHVFANSNKRAEDIAEFYNVDAGSTAETSGENKGFIESIKNFFQTTPEDFHNHLTKLGLSDTDQITAKNDLDSGKVVIVAHHPERY from the coding sequence ATGGTAATGATGAAATCTGTAGAAAATGGTGTACAAGCACAAAATGCAATTGAAAACTTTATTTCTGAAGGGTATGACCGAGATCATATTCATGTTTTTGCAAACAGTAACAAACGCGCGGAAGATATTGCAGAATTTTATAATGTAGACGCGGGTTCGACAGCCGAAACTTCTGGTGAAAATAAAGGTTTTATTGAAAGCATTAAAAACTTTTTCCAAACAACTCCAGAGGACTTCCATAATCATTTAACAAAGCTAGGATTATCGGATACGGATCAAATAACAGCTAAAAATGACTTAGATTCAGGTAAAGTAGTTATCGTCGCACACCATCCAGAAAGATATTAA
- the fur gene encoding ferric iron uptake transcriptional regulator, with translation MESRIDRIKKQLHSASYKLTPQREATVAVLLEHEEDHLSAEDVYLLVKEKAPEIGLATVYRTLELLTELKIVDKINFGDGVSRYDLRQEGAKHFHHHLVCIECGAVDEIQEDLLEDVEAIVENRWNFIIKDHRLTFHGICWRCHDGKDDSGDSNA, from the coding sequence ATGGAGAGCCGTATTGATCGAATTAAAAAGCAACTGCATAGTGCGAGCTATAAGCTGACGCCACAGCGAGAAGCAACTGTAGCTGTATTACTTGAGCATGAGGAAGATCATTTAAGTGCTGAAGATGTTTACTTATTAGTAAAAGAAAAAGCACCAGAGATTGGATTAGCAACAGTATACCGTACACTTGAGCTTCTAACAGAGCTGAAAATCGTCGATAAAATTAATTTTGGTGATGGTGTATCTCGTTATGATTTACGTCAGGAAGGTGCAAAGCATTTCCACCATCATTTAGTTTGTATCGAATGTGGCGCAGTAGATGAAATTCAAGAAGATTTATTAGAAGACGTAGAAGCAATCGTGGAAAATCGTTGGAACTTTATTATTAAAGATCACCGCCTAACTTTCCATGGCATTTGTTGGCGTTGTCATGATGGAAAAGATGATTCTGGAGACAGCAATGCATAA
- a CDS encoding spore germination protein, with translation MTNQLFATYEIAKTYFETCFDSENTFDVCIKNITIKNLPTLVVYISGLVNGESLAEMLTNLQWEQEEEIEDEVAYFNAHFNYHGKEEATSIDDFLLGVLSGRVGFVTLSGYSFLAEFREYPGRNPEEPDNEKVIRGSRDGFAENVIQNVALIRRRIRSTELRYQMHKVTTYSQTDVVVAYMGNLVNEDHLRWVIDRLSQIQHDGLTMGDKSLEEWLFKQRYHPLPFVRYSERPDIVAAHLLEGHIAIIVDTSPSVMLLPVTMFHLLQHAEEYRQAPLIGSMMRILRYGAVMLSFILLPFWYLLVTNEHLLPDSLAFIGINEKSDIPIFLQLLIADIGIEFLRIAAIHTPTPLSTAMGLIAGIIIGQIAIDVGLFSSEVVLYTAITAIFTFAIPNYELSISIKVFRNLLLAITALLGMNGFFIGIFLIFTYLCTLKPMKVPYLWPLVPFFPKAFARVIIRFPMSNDALRPFVVGAKQRKRV, from the coding sequence ATGACGAATCAATTATTTGCAACATATGAGATCGCAAAAACGTATTTTGAAACTTGTTTTGATTCGGAAAACACATTCGATGTGTGTATTAAAAATATAACGATTAAAAATTTACCGACGCTAGTCGTATACATCAGTGGATTAGTCAACGGTGAAAGTCTTGCAGAGATGCTTACAAATTTACAGTGGGAGCAAGAAGAAGAAATTGAAGATGAAGTAGCTTATTTTAATGCACACTTTAATTATCATGGTAAAGAAGAAGCAACATCGATCGATGACTTTTTACTTGGAGTTTTAAGTGGACGAGTAGGCTTTGTTACTTTAAGTGGTTATAGCTTCCTAGCTGAATTTAGAGAGTACCCAGGTCGAAACCCAGAAGAGCCCGACAACGAAAAGGTAATTCGAGGTTCGCGCGATGGCTTTGCAGAGAATGTCATTCAAAATGTCGCATTAATTCGTCGGAGAATTAGAAGTACAGAGCTTCGATATCAAATGCATAAAGTAACTACTTACAGTCAGACGGACGTCGTCGTTGCTTATATGGGAAATTTAGTGAATGAGGATCATTTGCGATGGGTAATAGATCGACTTTCTCAAATACAGCATGATGGATTAACGATGGGGGACAAATCATTAGAAGAATGGTTATTTAAGCAAAGATATCATCCTTTACCATTTGTCCGCTATTCGGAGCGGCCTGATATTGTTGCAGCCCATCTTTTAGAAGGTCATATTGCGATTATTGTCGATACTTCACCTTCTGTTATGTTACTTCCTGTTACGATGTTTCATTTATTGCAACACGCAGAAGAGTATCGGCAAGCTCCACTTATTGGATCGATGATGCGTATACTCCGCTATGGAGCTGTAATGTTGAGCTTTATACTGCTTCCTTTTTGGTATTTATTAGTAACTAATGAACATTTATTACCTGATAGTTTAGCCTTTATAGGTATTAATGAAAAAAGTGATATACCCATATTTTTACAATTATTAATTGCAGATATAGGGATTGAATTTTTACGTATTGCTGCTATTCATACACCAACCCCATTATCGACCGCAATGGGACTAATTGCCGGTATCATCATTGGACAAATAGCAATTGATGTCGGGTTATTTTCAAGTGAGGTTGTCCTTTATACGGCAATTACAGCGATCTTTACCTTTGCAATTCCGAACTATGAATTAAGTATATCCATTAAAGTTTTCAGAAACCTACTATTGGCGATTACGGCACTGTTAGGTATGAACGGCTTTTTCATTGGAATTTTCCTTATTTTCACGTATTTATGTACTTTAAAACCGATGAAAGTTCCATATTTATGGCCACTTGTTCCATTCTTCCCAAAGGCATTTGCGCGGGTGATTATTCGCTTCCCGATGTCCAACGATGCGCTCAGACCTTTTGTTGTAGGTGCAAAACAGCGAAAAAGGGTATAG
- a CDS encoding hemolysin family protein has product MTTVINLIIFAVLIALTAFFVATEFAIVKVRQSRIDQLLAEGKTGSVAAKNVTTHLDEYLSACQLGITVTALGIGMVGESTFEFILHPLFESIGIPLDYIHWFTIGGAFFLATFFHVVVGELAPKTIAIQKAEAITLAFAKPIQIFYKLMFPLIWLLNGSARLLLKAFGMQPASEHELSHTEEELRLLLSESYKSGEINMNELKYVNNVFEFDDKIAREIMVPRTDIVGFDITATFEEVLTQVSEERYTRYPVYEGDRDTILGFLNIKDFLTLGMNNRIQPAKFKLEDFINPVILIIETTPIQDLLQIMQKKRSHIAILLDEYGGTSGMVTVEDILEELVGEIRDEFDDDEIPDIRKIGEEHYLIYSKVLLDDVSKLLSLDLEDPNIDTIGGWYYTNMPELNINESFIYENFEFKIREIDGHQIQYLEIKKVLADIEIEN; this is encoded by the coding sequence TTGACCACAGTCATTAATTTAATTATTTTCGCGGTGTTAATCGCGTTAACTGCATTCTTCGTAGCAACTGAGTTTGCTATTGTAAAGGTGCGTCAATCTCGTATCGATCAACTTTTAGCAGAAGGAAAGACTGGCTCTGTTGCCGCTAAAAATGTGACAACACATTTAGATGAATATTTGTCTGCATGTCAGCTTGGTATTACTGTAACTGCACTTGGTATTGGTATGGTTGGAGAATCGACATTTGAATTTATTTTGCATCCTCTATTTGAATCTATCGGTATTCCACTAGATTATATTCACTGGTTTACAATTGGCGGTGCGTTCTTTTTAGCAACTTTCTTCCACGTAGTTGTTGGTGAATTAGCGCCAAAAACGATTGCGATTCAAAAGGCAGAGGCGATTACATTAGCTTTTGCAAAACCTATTCAAATTTTTTATAAATTGATGTTCCCACTCATTTGGCTACTAAATGGTTCTGCTCGTTTATTATTAAAAGCATTTGGTATGCAGCCTGCAAGTGAACATGAATTATCTCACACAGAAGAAGAATTACGTTTATTACTTTCTGAAAGCTATAAATCTGGTGAAATCAATATGAACGAATTGAAATACGTAAACAACGTATTTGAATTCGACGACAAAATCGCGCGTGAAATTATGGTACCACGTACAGATATCGTTGGTTTTGACATAACAGCTACCTTTGAAGAAGTATTAACCCAAGTATCGGAAGAGCGCTATACACGCTATCCAGTTTACGAAGGTGACCGTGATACTATTTTAGGTTTTTTAAATATTAAAGACTTTTTAACATTAGGGATGAATAATCGAATTCAACCAGCAAAATTTAAATTAGAAGATTTCATTAACCCTGTCATACTTATAATCGAAACGACGCCTATTCAAGATTTATTACAAATTATGCAGAAGAAACGCAGTCATATCGCAATTTTATTAGATGAATATGGTGGTACAAGTGGTATGGTTACCGTAGAAGATATTTTAGAAGAGCTTGTTGGAGAAATCCGAGATGAATTTGACGATGATGAGATTCCTGATATTCGAAAAATCGGTGAAGAACATTACTTAATCTACTCAAAAGTTCTATTAGACGATGTCTCAAAGCTTTTATCCCTTGATTTAGAAGATCCAAATATCGACACAATTGGCGGATGGTATTATACTAATATGCCAGAATTAAATATTAACGAATCGTTTATTTATGAGAACTTCGAGTTTAAAATTCGTGAAATTGATGGACACCAAATTCAGTATTTAGAAATAAAAAAAGTTTTAGCTGATATTGAAATAGAAAATTGA
- a CDS encoding MerR family transcriptional regulator → MDYYTNLGLLIVERSASNYRYYDKSMIERIHWIEEQKKLGKCLDEIHALIEPTKVVHEEEIDIQDIRLQMRKLEHDVTLLMENLDDNERQKLRKKVSPESVALMQSLLLILNN, encoded by the coding sequence ATAGATTATTATACAAATTTAGGACTTTTAATAGTAGAAAGATCTGCATCAAATTACCGTTATTACGACAAATCAATGATTGAACGTATTCATTGGATTGAAGAACAAAAAAAATTAGGTAAATGCTTAGATGAAATCCATGCATTAATAGAACCAACTAAAGTAGTGCATGAAGAAGAAATTGATATCCAAGATATTCGCTTGCAAATGCGCAAGTTAGAGCATGATGTAACATTATTAATGGAAAATTTAGATGATAATGAACGTCAAAAATTGCGAAAAAAAGTTTCTCCAGAGAGCGTTGCACTGATGCAATCCCTATTATTAATTTTAAATAACTAG